The following coding sequences are from one Collimonas arenae window:
- a CDS encoding Bax inhibitor-1 family protein — protein MLPTIAGAWLGVQMDFSFFRNSPLIGFIGFMAVAFGFFYAIEKTKNSGWGVLLLLGFTFFMGLMLSRLIGHTLVGYSNGATLIMMAFGGTASVFVVMASIATVSKRDFSSMGKWLFAGVVVLLLASLANVFLQIPALYLAVSVIAIAIFSAYIIFDVQRIINGGETNYISATLSLYLDVYNIFVNLLSLLGIFGGNRN, from the coding sequence ATGCTGCCGACCATTGCGGGCGCATGGCTTGGCGTTCAGATGGACTTCAGCTTCTTCCGCAACAGCCCTTTGATCGGCTTCATCGGCTTCATGGCCGTGGCATTTGGTTTTTTCTATGCAATCGAAAAGACCAAAAATAGTGGCTGGGGCGTTCTGCTCCTGCTCGGCTTTACCTTTTTCATGGGATTGATGCTGTCGCGCCTGATCGGCCATACGCTAGTTGGCTACTCCAACGGCGCCACGCTGATCATGATGGCGTTTGGTGGTACTGCGAGCGTTTTTGTCGTTATGGCAAGTATCGCAACCGTCAGCAAGCGCGACTTCTCTAGTATGGGCAAATGGCTGTTTGCCGGCGTTGTGGTACTGCTGCTGGCGTCGCTGGCTAACGTTTTCCTGCAGATCCCGGCGCTTTACCTAGCAGTATCTGTCATTGCCATCGCGATTTTCTCAGCCTACATCATCTTTGACGTGCAGCGCATCATCAATGGCGGCGAGACGAATTACATTTCAGCAACACTAAGTCTGTATCTCGATGTCTACAACATTTTCGTCAACCTGCTGTCGCTGCTGGGCATTTTCGGCGGCAACCGAAACTAA
- the rlmD gene encoding 23S rRNA (uracil(1939)-C(5))-methyltransferase RlmD, whose protein sequence is MQQDTIDIKSLDMDARGIGHLQNEDGTQGKVIFVEGALPGERVSFQSYRKKPKWEAATMTALHTESVLRVKPHCAVFGICGGCAMQHLESTAQVAVKQRVLEDNLWHIGKVKAETMLRPIYGPTWGYRYRARISVRNVPKKGGVLVGFHERKSSFITDMKNCEILPPNVSAMLVPLRHLIGSLSLIEHIPQIELAVGEGPQGKITALVLRIMAPPTADDEIKLKAFADQYQVNWWFQTGGPDTAYPFYPEQAELYYTLPEFGVRMPFKPTDFTQVNHQINRVLVARALRLLDVQPGDRVADLFCGLGNFTLPLATQAREVVGIEGSQALIDRAGENAGVNGLAGKTTFYCRNLFEATSEHLVELGKFDRMLIDPPRDGAAAVCDAIVGLAALDRPLMPARIVYVSCNPSTLARDAGALIAGGYRLSQAGVVNMFPHTAHVESIAVFDLA, encoded by the coding sequence ATGCAACAAGATACTATCGATATCAAATCCCTCGACATGGATGCGCGCGGGATCGGCCATCTACAAAATGAAGATGGCACTCAGGGCAAGGTCATTTTTGTCGAGGGTGCCTTGCCTGGCGAGCGGGTCAGTTTCCAGTCTTATCGGAAGAAACCGAAGTGGGAAGCGGCGACCATGACCGCTTTGCATACTGAATCGGTATTGCGGGTCAAGCCGCATTGCGCGGTGTTCGGCATCTGCGGCGGCTGCGCCATGCAGCACCTTGAGTCGACGGCGCAGGTCGCGGTGAAGCAGCGTGTGCTGGAAGACAATTTATGGCATATCGGCAAGGTCAAAGCTGAAACCATGCTGCGTCCGATTTATGGGCCGACCTGGGGCTATCGTTATCGTGCACGCATTTCCGTGCGTAACGTACCGAAAAAAGGCGGGGTGCTGGTCGGTTTTCATGAGCGCAAATCCTCGTTCATCACCGACATGAAAAACTGCGAGATCCTGCCGCCGAACGTATCGGCGATGCTGGTGCCATTGCGGCATTTGATCGGTTCGCTGAGTTTGATCGAACATATTCCGCAGATCGAGTTGGCGGTCGGCGAGGGGCCGCAGGGCAAGATTACCGCGCTTGTATTGCGCATCATGGCGCCGCCGACGGCTGATGATGAGATCAAACTGAAGGCTTTCGCCGATCAATATCAAGTGAACTGGTGGTTTCAGACTGGCGGTCCGGACACGGCGTATCCGTTTTATCCCGAGCAAGCAGAGTTGTATTACACCTTGCCTGAGTTTGGCGTACGGATGCCGTTCAAGCCGACTGATTTCACGCAGGTTAATCACCAGATCAATCGGGTATTGGTGGCGCGCGCGCTGCGTCTGCTGGACGTGCAGCCGGGCGATCGGGTCGCCGACCTGTTTTGCGGCTTGGGCAATTTCACGTTGCCGCTGGCGACGCAGGCTCGCGAGGTAGTGGGAATCGAAGGCAGTCAGGCGCTGATTGACCGTGCCGGCGAAAATGCCGGAGTGAACGGCTTGGCAGGCAAAACCACTTTTTATTGCCGCAACCTGTTCGAAGCGACATCCGAACACCTGGTTGAACTGGGCAAGTTTGATCGCATGCTGATCGATCCGCCGCGCGATGGTGCTGCGGCGGTATGCGATGCGATCGTCGGCTTGGCGGCTCTGGATCGCCCTTTGATGCCGGCCAGGATCGTTTATGTGTCTTGCAATCCGTCGACCCTGGCGCGCGATGCCGGCGCCTTGATTGCCGGCGGTTATCGCTTGAGCCAGGCTGGCGTTGTCAACATGTTCCCGCATACAGCGCACGTTGAGTCGATCGCGGTATTCGATTTGGCCTGA
- the ndk gene encoding nucleoside-diphosphate kinase — MAIERTLSIIKPDAVAKNVIGQIYTRFENAGLKIVAARMTHLSREEAEGFYAVHRERPFFKDLVDFMISGPVIIQALEGENAVLKHRDLMGATDPKKAEKGTIRADFADSIDANAVHGSDAVETAKVEIAYFFPALKA, encoded by the coding sequence ATGGCAATTGAACGCACCCTGTCGATTATCAAACCAGACGCAGTTGCAAAAAACGTAATCGGTCAAATCTATACCCGTTTTGAAAACGCTGGCCTGAAAATCGTTGCTGCACGCATGACGCACCTGTCCCGTGAAGAAGCTGAAGGTTTCTACGCAGTTCACCGCGAGCGTCCTTTCTTCAAGGATCTGGTTGATTTCATGATCTCCGGCCCAGTCATCATTCAAGCACTGGAAGGCGAAAACGCAGTATTGAAGCACCGCGACCTGATGGGTGCCACCGATCCTAAGAAGGCAGAAAAAGGCACTATCCGCGCCGATTTCGCTGATTCGATCGACGCTAACGCAGTGCACGGTTCGGATGCTGTAGAAACAGCGAAAGTTGAAATCGCTTACTTCTTCCCAGCACTGAAGGCTTAA
- a CDS encoding peptidoglycan DD-metalloendopeptidase family protein: MKKTRFIVLGVLVGTLAACTTPRTPAPVVDRRPGSATATPGTASETPKAPEGRGYYTVKKGDTLYRIALEFGQSYRDIVAWNKLENANDIKVDQVLRVAPPDTGSAPAGGAQVGNVATGSGVEVRSLNSAPSAMPTNGGNKSGPRGDKRPYSDSALAELQKPDAAPSVEVPKAVDKTPATPAVVPPAATAAAGAAASSSAGDDEGRVDWMWPAEGKPTGGFDASKKGIDIPGKAGQAVVAAAGGKVMYAGSGIRGYGNLVIIKHTSSLLSAYAHNKTILVKEGQTVSKGQKIAEMGNSDSDAVKLHFEIRQQGKPVDPSKFLPSR; the protein is encoded by the coding sequence ATGAAGAAAACTCGCTTTATAGTTCTGGGAGTGTTGGTCGGTACGCTTGCCGCATGTACCACTCCGCGTACCCCCGCTCCGGTCGTAGACCGTCGACCGGGCTCCGCCACCGCGACTCCTGGCACCGCATCGGAGACGCCGAAGGCGCCTGAAGGACGTGGTTATTACACCGTGAAGAAAGGCGATACCCTCTACCGGATCGCGCTGGAGTTTGGACAAAGCTATCGCGACATTGTGGCCTGGAACAAGCTGGAAAATGCCAACGATATCAAGGTTGACCAAGTGCTGCGGGTGGCGCCGCCTGATACCGGTTCGGCGCCTGCCGGTGGTGCGCAGGTTGGCAATGTGGCGACCGGTTCGGGTGTAGAGGTAAGGTCATTGAATTCTGCGCCATCGGCGATGCCTACCAACGGCGGCAACAAGAGTGGGCCGCGCGGCGACAAGCGTCCTTATTCGGACAGCGCGCTAGCCGAATTGCAGAAGCCGGACGCTGCGCCGTCGGTAGAAGTGCCTAAGGCGGTCGACAAGACGCCGGCTACTCCGGCGGTGGTCCCGCCAGCCGCTACAGCTGCTGCCGGTGCAGCGGCATCGAGTTCTGCTGGTGACGATGAGGGACGGGTTGACTGGATGTGGCCTGCCGAAGGCAAGCCGACCGGTGGTTTCGATGCCAGCAAGAAGGGCATCGATATTCCCGGCAAGGCTGGCCAGGCGGTGGTCGCGGCAGCCGGCGGCAAAGTGATGTACGCAGGTAGTGGCATTCGTGGATATGGTAATTTGGTTATCATCAAACATACCAGTAGCTTGTTGTCCGCTTACGCGCATAATAAGACCATATTGGTAAAAGAGGGCCAGACGGTCAGCAAGGGCCAGAAAATTGCCGAAATGGGGAATTCGGATAGCGATGCGGTCAAATTGCACTTCGAAATTCGTCAGCAAGGCAAACCTGTCGATCCATCAAAATTCTTACCTAGTCGATAA
- a CDS encoding protein-L-isoaspartate(D-aspartate) O-methyltransferase, with translation MATPQTATKNVVWENSRNTPRGVATPSAPPPKATPAISKPMARPSETASHVDRSSSMVSDGVRKAMVARVAKQGVTDAKVLAAMESVPRHMFMEPGLSSQAYIDASLPIGHHQTISQPYIVARMIEIMRANSQGGVLNRVLEIGTGCGYQAAVLSQVAKEVYSIERIKPLHELARSNLRPLRIANIRLHYGDGMLGLPQAAPFDGIILAAAGLEVPQALLDQMTIGGRLVAPVGSRHQVLQLIQRTSKFDWTSTTLEDCHFVPLRAGTV, from the coding sequence GTGGCGACGCCGCAGACTGCGACCAAGAACGTCGTCTGGGAAAATTCCCGCAATACACCGCGTGGCGTTGCTACGCCGTCAGCACCCCCGCCGAAAGCGACGCCAGCAATCAGCAAGCCGATGGCGCGTCCAAGCGAGACCGCCAGCCACGTTGATCGCTCCAGTTCGATGGTCTCCGATGGCGTGCGCAAAGCCATGGTGGCGCGCGTCGCCAAACAAGGCGTGACCGATGCCAAAGTGCTGGCAGCGATGGAGAGCGTGCCGCGCCATATGTTCATGGAACCTGGCTTGTCGAGCCAAGCGTACATCGATGCGTCTTTACCCATCGGTCATCATCAGACCATTTCGCAGCCATACATCGTGGCGCGCATGATTGAAATCATGCGCGCCAACTCCCAGGGCGGTGTGTTGAACCGGGTGCTGGAAATCGGGACCGGCTGCGGCTACCAGGCGGCTGTGCTGTCCCAGGTTGCAAAAGAGGTTTATTCCATCGAACGCATCAAGCCGCTGCATGAACTTGCAAGAAGCAACTTGCGGCCGCTGCGCATCGCCAACATCCGTTTGCACTACGGAGATGGTATGCTTGGGCTGCCGCAAGCAGCACCTTTCGACGGTATCATCCTGGCTGCAGCCGGCCTTGAAGTGCCGCAGGCGTTATTGGATCAAATGACGATCGGCGGCCGCTTGGTAGCGCCGGTCGGTTCCCGTCATCAAGTACTGCAGCTCATCCAGCGGACAAGTAAATTTGATTGGACCAGCACTACACTGGAAGACTGTCATTTTGTGCCGTTGCGCGCTGGGACGGTCTGA